In one window of Nakamurella sp. PAMC28650 DNA:
- a CDS encoding DUF3072 domain-containing protein has protein sequence MSETTPDMIGATDPDNAAVKDPHDWVTGDEPMTAAQRSYLETLAREAGEQLPATLNKAEASEQIDRLQQATGRGESQ, from the coding sequence ATGAGCGAAACAACTCCAGACATGATCGGTGCCACCGATCCGGACAACGCAGCAGTCAAGGACCCGCACGACTGGGTCACCGGCGACGAGCCGATGACCGCCGCGCAGAGAAGCTACCTGGAGACGCTGGCCCGAGAGGCCGGGGAGCAGCTCCCGGCCACCCTGAACAAGGCCGAGGCCTCCGAGCAGATCGACCGTCTCCAGCAGGCCACCGGGCGCGGCGAGAGTCAGTAG